One Manihot esculenta cultivar AM560-2 chromosome 6, M.esculenta_v8, whole genome shotgun sequence DNA segment encodes these proteins:
- the LOC110617057 gene encoding uncharacterized protein LOC110617057 isoform X1 codes for MRFKKGSRVEVLCKEGVTSGFWRCAEIICGNGHTYTVRYEGLASTIGGTVGERISRKAIRPCPLLSEVAENWVPGDVVEVFDDFSWKMATVSKVLGKEYFLVRILGSSLEFKVSKFDIRIRQSWQVDKWIVIGKGSGSCEDIGRVENSTLKRKRNSVNNVQMKKTRLNQQVKDDCFPLVNKEKLQESNKLSCKTLKRGPCAYKQVDTYDGNGQKFRTAEKEGRLHQVFATNGSSLPEQVDDVAFPKEMVGENYQTWFSEMDMERRKQTGAVGCSSAIELESNCGVSVTSSVGSCSITGNNFCKLDRCAGFFEDIDRYSSNAESFCQWEYEEENSNFPTKEELAAEIHRLELHAYRCTMEALYASGPLSWEQEALVTNLRLSLHISNDEHLMEGQSRKLVHLTSLMKDSTGVCYIVLV; via the exons ATGAGATTTAAGAAAGGAAGTAGAGTGGAAGTCTTGTGCAAAGAGGGTGTGACTTCGGGCTTTTGGCGCTGTGCTGAAATTATCTGTGGTAATGGCCACACTTATACAGTTAGATATGAGGGGCTCGCAAGCACCATTGGCGGCACAGTAGGGGAGAGGATATCTAGGAAGGCAATCAGACCTTGCCCTCTGCTATCTGAAGTCGCAGAAAATTGGGTTCCTGGTGATGTAGTAGAGGTGTTTGATGATTTTTCTTGGAAAATGGCAACGGTATCTAAGGTATTGGGCAAAGAATATTTTCTGGTCAGAATACTAGGATCATCTCTTGAATTTAAAGTGAGCAAATTTGACATCCGGATACGACAGTCTTGGCAAGTTGATAAATGGATTGTGATTGGAAAG GGTTCTGGCAGCTGTGAAGATATAGGACGTGTTGAAAATTCAACTTTGAAGCGCAAGAGAAATTCTGTGAACAATGTTCAAATGAAAAAAACAAGGTTAAATCAACAAGTGAAGGATGATTGTTTTCCTCTTGTGAACAAGGAGAAACTACAAGAGTCTAATAAGCTCTCATGTAAAACTTTGAAGAGAGGACCTTGTGCTTATAAACAAGTTGACACATATGATGGTAATGGCCAAAAATTTAGAACAGCTGAGAAAGAGGGCAGGCTGCATCAAGTGTTTGCAACAAATGGATCCTCATTGCCTGAACAGGTAGATGATGTTGCTTTCCCAAAAGAAATGGTGGGTGAAAACTACCAAACTTGGTTTTCTGAGATGGATATGGAGAGAAGAAAACAAACTGGTGCCGTTGGATGTTCATCTGCAATAGAATTAGAATCCAATTGTGGAGTTAGTGTTACTAGCTCAGTTGGTAGTTGTAGCATCACTGGCAACAATTTCTGTAAATTGGATCGTTGTGCTGGATTTTTTGAAGATATTGATAGATATAGTAGTAATGCAGAATCTTTCTGCCAGTGGGAATACGAAGAAGAAAATAGTAACTTTCCCACAAAGGAGGAATTGGCTGCTGAAATCCATAGGTTAGAGTTGCATGCATATCGATGCACTATGGAGGCATTGTATGCATCAGGACCTCTAAGTTGGGAGCAAGAAGCACTGGTGACAAATCTCCGTCTTTCCCTCCATATATCAAATGATGAACATTTGATGGAG GGTCAAAGTAGGAAGCTTGTACACCTCACTTCCCTGATGAAAGATTCTACTGGGGTTTGCTACATTGTCTTGGTTTAA
- the LOC110617057 gene encoding uncharacterized protein LOC110617057 isoform X2, producing the protein MRFKKGSRVEVLCKEGVTSGFWRCAEIICGNGHTYTVRYEGLASTIGGTVGERISRKAIRPCPLLSEVAENWVPGDVVEVFDDFSWKMATVSKVLGKEYFLVRILGSSLEFKVSKFDIRIRQSWQVDKWIVIGKGSGSCEDIGRVENSTLKRKRNSVNNVQMKKTRLNQQVKDDCFPLVNKEKLQESNKLSCKTLKRGPCAYKQVDTYDGNGQKFRTAEKEGRLHQVFATNGSSLPEQVDDVAFPKEMVGENYQTWFSEMDMERRKQTGAVGCSSAIELESNCGVSVTSSVGSCSITGNNFCKLDRCAGFFEDIDRYSSNAESFCQWEYEEENSNFPTKEELAAEIHRLELHAYRCTMEALYASGPLSWEQEALVTNLRLSLHISNDEHLMEVRNLVSADNSIPS; encoded by the exons ATGAGATTTAAGAAAGGAAGTAGAGTGGAAGTCTTGTGCAAAGAGGGTGTGACTTCGGGCTTTTGGCGCTGTGCTGAAATTATCTGTGGTAATGGCCACACTTATACAGTTAGATATGAGGGGCTCGCAAGCACCATTGGCGGCACAGTAGGGGAGAGGATATCTAGGAAGGCAATCAGACCTTGCCCTCTGCTATCTGAAGTCGCAGAAAATTGGGTTCCTGGTGATGTAGTAGAGGTGTTTGATGATTTTTCTTGGAAAATGGCAACGGTATCTAAGGTATTGGGCAAAGAATATTTTCTGGTCAGAATACTAGGATCATCTCTTGAATTTAAAGTGAGCAAATTTGACATCCGGATACGACAGTCTTGGCAAGTTGATAAATGGATTGTGATTGGAAAG GGTTCTGGCAGCTGTGAAGATATAGGACGTGTTGAAAATTCAACTTTGAAGCGCAAGAGAAATTCTGTGAACAATGTTCAAATGAAAAAAACAAGGTTAAATCAACAAGTGAAGGATGATTGTTTTCCTCTTGTGAACAAGGAGAAACTACAAGAGTCTAATAAGCTCTCATGTAAAACTTTGAAGAGAGGACCTTGTGCTTATAAACAAGTTGACACATATGATGGTAATGGCCAAAAATTTAGAACAGCTGAGAAAGAGGGCAGGCTGCATCAAGTGTTTGCAACAAATGGATCCTCATTGCCTGAACAGGTAGATGATGTTGCTTTCCCAAAAGAAATGGTGGGTGAAAACTACCAAACTTGGTTTTCTGAGATGGATATGGAGAGAAGAAAACAAACTGGTGCCGTTGGATGTTCATCTGCAATAGAATTAGAATCCAATTGTGGAGTTAGTGTTACTAGCTCAGTTGGTAGTTGTAGCATCACTGGCAACAATTTCTGTAAATTGGATCGTTGTGCTGGATTTTTTGAAGATATTGATAGATATAGTAGTAATGCAGAATCTTTCTGCCAGTGGGAATACGAAGAAGAAAATAGTAACTTTCCCACAAAGGAGGAATTGGCTGCTGAAATCCATAGGTTAGAGTTGCATGCATATCGATGCACTATGGAGGCATTGTATGCATCAGGACCTCTAAGTTGGGAGCAAGAAGCACTGGTGACAAATCTCCGTCTTTCCCTCCATATATCAAATGATGAACATTTGATGGAGGTCAGAAATTTAGTTTCTGCTGATAATAGCATTCCTTCTTGA